The sequence below is a genomic window from Brachyhypopomus gauderio isolate BG-103 chromosome 5, BGAUD_0.2, whole genome shotgun sequence.
GAGGTTGTTGTACAGAAGTCTTTCGATAGCCACCACCAGTGTCAGCTCCAATTCTCTGCACAGAGCTCTTTTGCTCCTGTTCATGATCTACCTGCTACTCATACGCATGGACCCAGGTAAGGGGTCATAGGCACCCAATTCCCAGCTGTCTCATGAAGAATCAAGAGTCCTATCAGTATTTGATCAATATGATGAGCAGGCCTTTCTTTGTCTTGAGtctaaaaatgtattttctaAACTGAGCCCTTTATCCACAGCGTTGCCTTCAGCTTTTCCGTGGATCCATCAGCTGTACAGACTCTTCCAGCAGATGTGGAATGCCATGTTTGGACCATACTACAGGGTTTTTTCCTAAGGGGTTTGCACACAGTCTAGTGACTGTTCACACATGTCACACATGTCTCTAGAGGTAAAATGTCTCTAGAGGTTAAATGTAAATCGTATTATGTTATTAAGATTCTCTGGTTTCAGTGGAAATCTAGGCAATTAAATGTCTGTTTAACTCGTGATCTCTTGACTCGTAATGAAATTGAACCATATTAATAAAACTCATGGACCATGATCAGCACATTCTGCGgcctaaaaataaaatatgcatattttacaaattttaacagtgcaataaataaaaggttGCTTTTAAAAGTTTACGGCTTTAATTCTGAAATCGACTAGTGTTATGTTTCCGGGCAGAAAACAACGCCGTTCCAAAAGAAAAGCGCTTGAGCGTGATATATCTAAAATAATTTTCGAGTGTTACGTCACTCAAAGGGAAACCAACGAATGAAATGAAAGTGAAAGCTAAAAGCTTTCGTTACTATACGAATGTTGTTTACATCCGTTTCATTCGATACTTTGTCGATAGTTGGATCGTCTACGCAGGTCAGATTTTGAATTTTCCATTGCCACTAATTCACGGTTGCATACCGTTCGCGGTTGCATACGGTACAGTTAGTAAACTGCTAAAAAACCGGGAAGAGGGAAAATGGCAAACTGAGAAGTCTGAATATTCCTTTGGATGTCATAAATATACCTCTAGTGTTTTTACTCCAGTAATAGATTAGTCTAGTGGCTTTGCTCAACTATTTTTTAAATGCCAGCCATCTCATAAAGATACATGAAATTAATTATACACATCTTTATTTGAGACTGGTCAGGTCATTTAAAAGCAGTTTACACGGGTTTTCTCTTGTTTGAAATATAATTCTGTACTACAGCCTTTAGCACTTTTTCTCTGGGTTCTACGTTTATATAGGTcatttaatgtttgttttttgtcttaGAATTACAAGCAAGAATGAACGCTAAAGCATAGCAAATTTTACTTCTAGATTATGAATTATGCGTGTAAAAATTTTCGCTATGTGATATTTAGGCCCCATCAAATAAACTTCCCCCTACTGGTTCACTGTTGTGAACTGGAGTTACTGGAGTGTCCATGAATCGTAGAATGCTGGGTAAGTTACTCCTGATGCATTTATGTTACAAAGATCATTTGTAGATTTGTAATTTGTAGATTAAAATGTGGGCGGGTGGATTGATGGTTAGTGTTTTCAGCAAGATGTAAAACGGCGATAGTTAAAAACTGAATTAGTTTATTTGAACTGTAGTTAAGTAGTCGTTCTGATTTACAGGCATGAGGGGGCTTTTAAACTGCGGTCTGTCGTGCTGCGTAAATGCTCTTCTTCAGTCCTTCTCAGCCACTACAGAATTGCTGGACTTGCTGATCAGGTAAATAATGTGTTCCAGATGCTTTCTGGTCCTAAAATAATCATTTAGATTTGCTCATTATGACAAGTTGTTCTCTTGTAGCATTATCTGGGTGCTGGATCACTGGCAGAatcataaaataaaaatgtaatgttgAATTATAAGCCAGTAAATGACCTTCCGAATAGGCTTTTCTGAGAGTATCATGATGTGTTTTTAGATGGCAGCCTTCTGATGGACCTGAAGATAAACTCAGTGTTCCTCTGCAGCTTAAGAAGGTGCTGTGTGCCATGAGAGAACAGCGGGAGCCCGTTCCACATCTCCACTTCCTCGACTGCCTCCACCATAACCAAGTTTGCCGTACGCAGTCTGCTATACATAATATTTACATACCATTTACAGGTCCAACACCAATTTCATTTCCATTGAATTGATTGTCATTAAGATAATGTCTTCAAGATTTAGGATTACACATTTTTACTGATTAATCAGTTAGAAGTTCCTATAGATTAAATGTCTTTAGCTACAATACGTTCTTTGAAGTACTTTTGAAATTCAGACTGCCAACAAAGTTTTAAACACCAGGCAACAGCCAATAATTCAGTTTAAACTGTTGTCATTTACTTCTTAATGTCTGTTGGTAAAGAAGGTAAAAAATTATTAGAGGAATACTTCAGCATTACTTCTTAGAAAACGTGTTTTATTTAGCATTCAGTGCATAATACTCAATTTTATAATTAAAGCCAGTACAAAAATGATGCCATATCTCCATATTCCACAGACGCAgagcttgtgaaatgtgtcaAGTGAAGCTATATTGTGGTTATGGATTTTCAAAGAAAGATGTATTGTGCTGTAGGGTACACTGAGCATGATGTTGACGAAGTGTTCCACTCCATTCTCAACCTCATTCAGAAGCAGATGTCTGACCAAGACCTGGTAGATTGAAAGAATAATTTTCTGCTTTGTTTTACTATACTGTAAAAGATTAGGATGACCCAGGTCTCAGTCCAGATCTTGGGGGTTCCCAGCTACTACAAGTTTTTGTTCTGTTTCACTCCTCATACCCATGAACCAGTTTATCCAGGTGTTGCAGAGCTGGCTAAtgaagattaaaaaaaaaacctgatctGGCTGGCAGCCTCAGAACTGGATAGACAACCTCTGGGAAAGCCATTTAATTATGTATAAAATTAATGGCAGTATATACTTTTCTTTCTGGATGAAACTGTTTATGCAAGTTAGTGGTTTGCCATGAAAAGGTTTTTTTACTCCCAGGCTGCAGAGATCAAAAATCTATTCAAGATCAAAATGGAAGGACACATCCAGTGCTcagtgtgcacatacacacatggcgTCCCAACCTACTTCCTGAGCCTTCCGCTGCATATCCGCGAGGATAGGAACACCTTAGTAAGGAAATGTTCCTTATTCACCATGATGCATGAATGGATTGCATGCAATCATTTGATGTAAACCTTCCGCTTTGTTGGACCTTTTTAGCAAGGTCAAGGCACAATTTACCATTGTACACATGAGCTGCAATACTGATCATTGAGTTCTGTTTCGCTGATTCGCTGCCTTAATTCTATCACTCAAGGGAACATGAAAAGCACAGTTAATGATCGACTGATGTTTTGATTTCCCAGGAAGACTGTCTCTGCTCTTTCTTCGCGAGGCAGACATTAGAAGACAGTGAATCGTTCTACTGTGAGAGGTGTGATGATAAGACACGATCATCTCAGGTGAATAGTTTAAATGTGGCATTTTCTCAAGGTTTGACAGAATTGTTGGAAATAGCAGTGAAACTAACTGAATAAGAAGCAGAAAAATTCATTTCCATTTCGTACACAGGCGTTCAAGCTTGTTTCGCTGCCATCCATCCTGTGTATTCATCTGAAGAGATTCAGAAATTCTAGAGGCTATACCCACAAGCTTTTCTGTGAAGTCAGTTTCCCAAATTGTATTAACATAGTTGACATGTTGCCTAAAGAACATCCAGAAATGGTATGTTTTACTAAATAATTTCTAAGTTTCTAGATACATTTCTGAATAAGTCACGTGAAATGGGTTTTGTGATGTCTTGTGAAGATAAGTTTTAAATGGTGACTGTGTGTCTTTAGCCTGAGGGTAGGTACAGACTGTATGCCGTCATAGTTCATTCTGGGACTGCAGTGCTCGGGCACTACACAGTCTTTATCAGCCCCTTGGATGGCAAATGGTATTATGCAAATGACAGCCACGTGTTTGAAGTGAGTACTCATCTAAGGAACTGGTTGGCTAATTAACCTGTTTTCATCTACCAGTTATTACATCATGTGTGAAAGCTCATCACGACTTTGAACATGAATACTTTTGTCTGTATATTTTCAGTCCAACTGGGAGCATGTTCAGAAAACATATGGAGGCAGCACAGGGTACGTTTGCAAATTTCAGCCAAAACGTTTTTCACAGTGTATAAGTACAAGTAATTGCCTTAAATTTAACACTGATGTTTTAACTGAGTTTTGTATGTTTGTCGGCTTGCTGTTCATACTAAATTTGTGGTTTTGCTGCGTTTCAGAGCTGGTACTGCATACATGCTTCTATACAGGAGATATAGCTCAGATATAGAACAGAGCTGCTCAGAATGAAGCTCAAGTCACCTTCAAATCTCCCATCTTTCATGAGGCTAAGGAAAGGAATGTTCCCATGGGGCACACTGTACAGCacactataataataataatatataatactaTAATAATGTCATATGATAGTTGTAATATACCTAGTGCTGGGCGATATCA
It includes:
- the usp18 gene encoding ubl carboxyl-terminal hydrolase 18, with the protein product MNRRMLGMRGLLNCGLSCCVNALLQSFSATTELLDLLIRWQPSDGPEDKLSVPLQLKKVLCAMREQREPVPHLHFLDCLHHNQVCRYTEHDVDEVFHSILNLIQKQMSDQDLAAEIKNLFKIKMEGHIQCSVCTYTHGVPTYFLSLPLHIREDRNTLEDCLCSFFARQTLEDSESFYCERCDDKTRSSQAFKLVSLPSILCIHLKRFRNSRGYTHKLFCEVSFPNCINIVDMLPKEHPEMPEGRYRLYAVIVHSGTAVLGHYTVFISPLDGKWYYANDSHVFESNWEHVQKTYGGSTGAGTAYMLLYRRYSSDIEQSCSE